Proteins encoded within one genomic window of Tepidanaerobacter syntrophicus:
- a CDS encoding leucine-rich repeat domain-containing protein yields MKRKALSVLLVLALVIGSMTVNVDRVYAEISVDGNWEYEVVNGEAYITGYMGMAGETFIVPSEIDGIPVRGILWFRWFDSWKENVKTVIISEGIKEIGRPGSSSTPFGGWTNLENVVIPSSVEYIGGWAFQGCVSLTNINLPGVVEISGGAFEDCTSLQTVSLSSAIRSIGSSAFEGCSNLQNITLPEGLEEIGARAFKDCTSLVSVVIPSTVSYIGSGAFATCNNLTEITVLNPNTTIYNDSSTFPSQAVIVGYDPSTAKEYAVQFGRTFRVYGSSSGGEEPPGGEEPPSGEEPPSGEDLIEGDWQYRVENGEAIITIYFGPGGEVVIPSTLGGYPVKEIAMIGLMHQGEIKSIVIPEGVERIGDFAFNMLYYMESIVIPNTVREIGYNAFDECYSLKSVSLPEGLTVISSSLFEGCTSLQSVYIPSSVTTIHGSAFRGCSSLTGVNIPNNVTYIGSNAFEGCTSLTEIVIPSSVTTIGYDVFKGCTGLTSITFENAYTNIGNSPDTIPAGAVIKGYTGSTAEQYANTYGRTFIAIDQPPSQPPLNFTYTIENGEVTITGYIDSDDSVVNIPESIEGYPVTKIDTYAFVGCRATTINLPSTLEIIDFGAFDYCRNLTSITIPSSVVTIKDYAFNACESLTEVIILNPNAYIGDCAETFPEQAKIVGYDPSTAKDYAIKYGRTFEVYGGGQSGGEEDTGDGSNIQIIGEVGASTITITAPLVVSFSIDPNNKERPLVTEDLVLTNNGNASVNVYVKSVESQDMQIIPSDSYTVDGWKRLSKFETERKLALLLGGKDLANADNLFLVTLKGKETKSLPVDVKHGLAFPMAKSCSIQVVLSYSLN; encoded by the coding sequence ATGAAAAGAAAGGCTTTATCGGTTTTGCTTGTTTTGGCGTTAGTAATTGGTTCAATGACAGTTAATGTAGACAGGGTTTATGCGGAGATTTCAGTTGATGGGAATTGGGAATACGAGGTTGTAAATGGTGAAGCATATATTACAGGATATATGGGTATGGCAGGTGAGACATTTATAGTACCTTCTGAAATCGACGGCATTCCAGTTAGAGGTATACTGTGGTTTAGGTGGTTTGACTCATGGAAGGAAAATGTAAAGACTGTAATTATTTCTGAAGGTATTAAGGAGATAGGACGACCAGGATCTAGTTCGACACCTTTTGGCGGTTGGACAAATTTGGAGAATGTAGTAATACCAAGTTCTGTTGAATATATTGGGGGCTGGGCATTTCAAGGTTGTGTTAGTCTAACTAATATAAACCTTCCAGGTGTAGTAGAGATATCAGGTGGTGCATTTGAAGATTGTACCTCGTTGCAAACAGTAAGCTTATCAAGCGCAATAAGAAGTATTGGGTCTTCGGCTTTTGAGGGTTGCAGTAATTTGCAAAATATAACGCTACCTGAAGGTTTAGAGGAGATAGGCGCTCGGGCATTTAAGGATTGTACTTCATTAGTGTCAGTAGTCATACCAAGTACAGTCAGTTATATAGGTTCTGGGGCTTTTGCAACATGTAACAATCTAACAGAAATTACCGTTTTAAATCCTAATACTACGATTTATAATGATTCATCTACATTCCCTTCGCAAGCAGTTATAGTCGGCTATGACCCATCAACAGCAAAGGAATATGCTGTGCAATTTGGTAGAACATTCAGAGTTTACGGGAGCAGTTCAGGTGGGGAAGAACCGCCAGGTGGGGAAGAACCGCCAAGCGGTGAAGAACCTCCAAGTGGTGAAGATTTGATTGAGGGTGATTGGCAATACCGAGTGGAGAATGGAGAAGCAATAATAACGATATATTTCGGACCTGGCGGTGAAGTAGTGATACCTTCAACGTTAGGTGGATACCCTGTAAAAGAAATTGCAATGATTGGACTAATGCATCAAGGAGAAATAAAGAGCATTGTTATTCCTGAAGGAGTAGAACGTATAGGGGATTTTGCTTTCAACATGCTTTATTATATGGAGAGTATTGTGATACCTAATACAGTCAGGGAGATTGGGTATAATGCCTTCGACGAGTGCTATAGTCTTAAAAGCGTAAGCCTCCCTGAGGGACTCACAGTTATTAGTTCGAGCTTGTTTGAAGGTTGTACATCTTTACAAAGCGTGTATATTCCGAGTTCAGTCACAACTATCCATGGCAGTGCTTTCCGTGGGTGTAGCAGTTTAACAGGTGTAAATATCCCGAATAACGTTACTTATATAGGCAGTAACGCATTCGAGGGGTGTACCAGCTTAACGGAAATAGTAATACCGAGCAGCGTTACAACTATCGGGTACGATGTATTTAAAGGATGCACAGGGTTGACAAGCATTACATTTGAAAATGCGTATACAAACATTGGTAATAGTCCAGATACCATTCCTGCAGGAGCAGTAATCAAGGGTTATACAGGGTCTACAGCGGAACAATATGCTAATACTTATGGAAGGACATTTATAGCTATAGACCAACCTCCAAGTCAACCACCTCTAAACTTCACTTACACGATTGAGAATGGTGAAGTTACCATTACAGGCTATATTGACTCTGACGATAGTGTGGTAAATATTCCTGAATCCATAGAAGGTTATCCCGTAACTAAGATAGATACCTATGCTTTTGTTGGGTGTAGAGCAACCACCATCAATTTACCGAGTACGTTGGAGATTATAGACTTTGGTGCATTTGATTATTGTCGAAATTTAACTAGCATAACGATACCGAGCAGCGTGGTCACGATTAAGGACTATGCATTTAACGCATGTGAAAGTTTAACCGAAGTCATCATACTAAATCCAAATGCTTACATTGGTGATTGTGCCGAGACTTTCCCAGAACAAGCAAAGATTGTGGGCTATGACCCCTCAACTGCTAAGGACTATGCCATTAAATATGGTAGGACATTCGAAGTTTACGGTGGAGGACAGTCCGGTGGGGAAGAAGACACAGGAGATGGGAGTAATATTCAAATAATAGGTGAGGTAGGAGCCAGTACGATAACAATTACCGCACCTTTGGTGGTATCGTTCAGCATAGACCCTAATAATAAAGAGCGTCCTCTTGTAACTGAGGACTTGGTCTTAACAAATAATGGTAATGCATCAGTTAATGTTTATGTGAAATCCGTTGAGAGTCAGGATATGCAAATAATTCCAAGTGATTCATACACGGTAGATGGTTGGAAGCGTTTAAGTAAGTTTGAAACCGAGCGGAAGCTAGCATTATTACTAGGCGGTAAAGACCTTGCAAATGCGGATAACTTATTTTTGGTAACTTTGAAAGGTAAAGAGACCAAGTCATTACCGGTTGACGTAAAACACGGTTTGGCATTTCCAATGGCTAAATCGTGTTCGATACAGGTAGTACTTAGTTATAGCTTAAATTAG
- a CDS encoding HNH endonuclease: MSSIKEAFIEKIKYLRSLERTIVGNGVIIGNGDTRIYYDFITGRVPTVIYNRTWGWKIRNDNSEHIEKGYFRRSVPGINMKVLSHHVACVALGLFDDDNNLGLVVNHKNYNKLDNRPHNLELCTPRENRYHEELRRTLIKHGVWRDGLAFEAKFARQAILESKGDTLTLLRMVDNYLRSHGYF, translated from the coding sequence ATGAGTAGTATAAAAGAGGCATTCATAGAGAAGATAAAATACTTACGAAGTTTGGAACGGACGATAGTAGGAAATGGTGTCATCATTGGCAATGGAGACACCAGGATATATTACGATTTTATAACAGGTAGGGTTCCAACAGTTATCTATAATAGGACTTGGGGTTGGAAGATAAGGAATGATAATAGTGAGCATATTGAAAAAGGTTACTTTAGGAGAAGTGTTCCAGGCATAAATATGAAAGTTTTGAGTCATCATGTAGCTTGTGTAGCTCTAGGATTATTCGATGATGACAATAATTTGGGTCTTGTAGTAAATCATAAAAATTACAATAAGCTAGATAATCGACCTCATAATCTGGAATTATGCACACCAAGAGAAAACAGATACCATGAAGAACTGAGAAGAACTCTCATAAAACACGGCGTTTGGAGGGATGGATTGGCTTTCGAGGCGAAGTTTGCAAGGCAAGCAATACTTGAGTCAAAAGGAGATACCTTAACTTTGTTAAGGATGGTCGACAATTATTTGAGAAGTCACGGATATTTCTAA
- a CDS encoding HNH endonuclease translates to MNKRSLEAIMRRVVKLRSVKRYYVDRIIRCGIGGGGALAGDFIVIRDVKDFSKESYLKDRRDQLGYVYDLNNGLIQFSHKRRYLMDGDAPFGWEEVAPRICIIGPENHNKEKIKPFIFGDGEIPEQYIAAVALGFYDDDNNLGLVVNHKNWCKDDNRPDNLELCTLDEQRCHEVTKQILEKYGLFEPWMALNAFIAYNIVMSAKGNKDLFVNEVMRAIYAYPKIGVVYTPIPRYEVMPIDFGKDFEEAFQEANRKDWNYRPRMI, encoded by the coding sequence ATGAATAAGAGAAGCTTAGAGGCTATAATGAGACGTGTGGTGAAATTAAGAAGCGTCAAAAGGTATTATGTGGACCGTATAATAAGATGTGGTATTGGAGGTGGGGGTGCTCTTGCGGGCGATTTTATTGTAATAAGGGACGTGAAAGATTTTTCGAAAGAGTCTTATTTAAAAGATAGGAGAGACCAATTAGGTTATGTGTATGACTTAAATAATGGTTTAATACAATTTAGTCACAAAAGAAGGTATTTAATGGACGGAGATGCTCCTTTTGGTTGGGAAGAGGTTGCGCCACGTATTTGTATTATAGGTCCAGAAAATCACAACAAAGAAAAAATAAAGCCCTTTATATTTGGGGATGGCGAGATTCCGGAACAATATATAGCTGCTGTGGCGTTAGGGTTTTATGACGACGACAATAATTTGGGATTGGTTGTCAATCATAAAAATTGGTGCAAAGATGATAATAGACCAGATAATTTAGAGCTTTGTACGTTAGATGAACAAAGATGCCATGAAGTTACAAAACAAATACTAGAAAAATATGGATTATTTGAACCGTGGATGGCGTTAAATGCTTTTATAGCGTATAACATAGTCATGTCTGCTAAAGGAAATAAAGATTTGTTCGTAAATGAAGTGATGAGGGCAATTTATGCTTATCCTAAAATAGGCGTGGTATATACTCCCATACCACGATATGAAGTCATGCCTATAGATTTCGGGAAAGATTTTGAAGAAGCATTCCAAGAGGCGAACAGGAAAGATTGGAATTATCGCCCACGGATGATTTAG
- a CDS encoding S-layer homology domain-containing protein: protein MDKKFLTFKKIVIPFLTAIMLLMQVNMAFAADVKNVSQVADSKIVVVSQVGGVLEEAMKKGLEQQAKYDEKYYAKLAEAKAKEVDYNFNDVHLNDWFYYDVMKARELGLIAGVGNNLYAPNKTITYAEFITILVRVLHVDVSKYEKGKHWASQNIEAAKDLGIIQGFEILNIDAGIPREDMAKFVCRALGLQPVNDGEVIFADVGKNVSVEDRAYVNTAFKEYLIEGIGRSKQGERLFGYGQTVNRAQLATMALRIKAYKEDKEAYKQERAALRQQEELIAKANLTWEELGKKGGIVSESQLTPEIIEKIKSIPTADYSGVPHKIGDNDFFEWGNPPGDKENSDWIGAIKRAFPGKTVVTCKELCFGDASNYTYYYRVIVDGKQLWRVDVGYGTNGKPDVGEGLFEDDNIFDNKYDPYGYDMIWPKEGVYRYEK, encoded by the coding sequence ATGGATAAAAAGTTTTTAACTTTTAAGAAAATTGTTATACCGTTTTTAACAGCAATTATGCTTTTAATGCAGGTCAATATGGCATTTGCAGCGGATGTAAAGAACGTTTCGCAAGTAGCAGATAGCAAAATAGTTGTTGTAAGTCAAGTGGGTGGAGTCCTTGAAGAAGCGATGAAGAAAGGATTGGAACAACAAGCTAAATATGATGAGAAGTATTATGCAAAATTAGCGGAAGCTAAAGCGAAAGAGGTAGACTACAATTTCAACGATGTCCACCTAAACGATTGGTTTTATTACGATGTAATGAAAGCGCGTGAATTGGGTCTTATTGCCGGTGTTGGAAATAACCTCTATGCTCCAAATAAGACAATCACTTATGCAGAATTCATCACTATTTTGGTGAGAGTGTTACATGTGGATGTAAGTAAATACGAAAAAGGCAAGCATTGGGCATCGCAAAATATCGAAGCGGCTAAGGACTTAGGCATTATTCAGGGGTTCGAAATCCTTAATATTGATGCGGGAATACCGAGAGAAGATATGGCGAAGTTCGTTTGCAGGGCTTTAGGTTTACAGCCTGTTAATGATGGTGAGGTCATCTTTGCTGATGTCGGGAAAAATGTAAGTGTAGAGGACAGAGCATATGTAAATACAGCGTTTAAGGAGTACCTGATTGAAGGTATAGGGCGTAGCAAACAAGGAGAGCGTTTATTTGGATATGGTCAAACCGTTAATCGTGCACAGCTGGCAACAATGGCTTTAAGGATTAAGGCTTATAAAGAGGATAAAGAAGCCTACAAACAGGAAAGAGCCGCATTAAGACAGCAGGAAGAGCTTATAGCCAAGGCCAATTTGACTTGGGAAGAGCTCGGCAAAAAGGGAGGTATAGTTAGCGAGAGTCAATTGACGCCTGAAATTATCGAGAAGATAAAGAGTATACCGACAGCTGATTATAGCGGGGTGCCTCATAAGATAGGGGACAATGATTTCTTTGAGTGGGGTAATCCTCCTGGAGATAAGGAAAATAGCGATTGGATTGGAGCTATTAAGCGGGCTTTTCCTGGTAAGACGGTTGTAACTTGTAAGGAGTTATGCTTTGGAGATGCGTCTAATTATACGTATTATTACAGAGTGATAGTTGACGGTAAGCAGTTATGGAGGGTAGATGTCGGTTATGGAACCAATGGAAAGCCAGACGTAGGTGAAGGCTTATTTGAGGACGACAATATCTTTGATAATAAGTACGACCCTTACGGTTACGATATGATATGGCCAAAAGAGGGGGTTTATAGGTATGAAAAATAA
- a CDS encoding tyrosine-type recombinase/integrase — protein MSNPVSDDFFIKVQESVISPCKLDTKSFRRLEEAIAHFGISRDIAIFYTLAYTGIRTSELVNLRLNDIIKDTLIIRFGKGHKQRAIPLNNTVKEALNNWLSTRPRYKYSDLDYLFIGERGKLNRSTVFKMIKHYCHLAKIEPVSPHQLRHYFCKNALEKGFNIVEVAALAGHSRITTTQIYIKTSLQELKAKMELL, from the coding sequence ATGTCTAATCCAGTTAGCGACGACTTTTTTATTAAAGTCCAGGAATCTGTTATTTCGCCTTGTAAACTTGATACTAAAAGCTTCCGCCGACTTGAGGAAGCTATTGCCCATTTTGGAATCTCAAGGGATATTGCTATTTTTTATACGTTAGCCTACACTGGAATCCGTACCTCGGAACTTGTAAACTTGAGACTTAATGATATTATCAAAGACACTCTAATCATCCGATTCGGCAAAGGCCACAAGCAAAGAGCTATTCCACTAAATAACACCGTTAAAGAAGCTTTAAATAACTGGCTCTCTACCAGACCAAGATACAAATACAGCGATTTAGACTATCTGTTTATAGGCGAGCGAGGAAAATTAAATAGGTCTACCGTATTTAAGATGATAAAACACTACTGCCACTTGGCTAAAATCGAACCTGTGAGCCCACACCAATTACGTCATTATTTTTGTAAAAACGCTCTAGAGAAAGGCTTTAACATAGTTGAAGTGGCTGCCCTTGCTGGTCATTCCAGAATAACCACGACTCAAATTTATATAAAAACCTCATTGCAAGAATTGAAGGCAAAAATGGAACTGCTTTAA
- a CDS encoding recombinase family protein has protein sequence MEKKRVVCLYRVSTKMQVDPTGDISMQEKACREFIAQRPDWEFLYDYSEKGISGFTKSVDEREILQKIKEDAYNKKFDVLLVFMFDRIGRREIETLLFVEELTKLGIEIWSAQEKEQLDLMNPEARLISFIKYWKAGSESSQTSMRVAEKHRQMTLEGLYRGGEPPYGYRLVDSGIVNKKGKLIKKLAINEKEVEVVKLIYDLALNYGMGGHRIAKYLNEHGIKPRKGDEWNSAVINYMLRNPIYKGHLTSGKTKRKGSKHRRVSPKEWVLSEKPLEELIIIPEDIWNQVQLVRNSRTPEKYRLDNLDYSQYPLQTKSPLLFTGFIYCGSCGSKLSTGYVKHEWTTKDGKTHKKSRNVYKCIRKTSGGTKCTGRSIYYPEMIEEPVMDEIYKYLDTLKDLDLSQEIDRISKQNLQSSEKRIKELKETIAKNEKYLAVLKEEVPKSILGESQFSPEILNESIRDTADKLEKAYKELEEAQKEYERYKLELDDIIKMQKTVPYWREELEKAPTEVKKMILSEIIDKVVVYSNKGEKNCSIEIELNIEIEAFLRLADGRNREPNDLHEQNILKRRNS, from the coding sequence ATGGAAAAAAAGAGAGTCGTATGCTTATATAGAGTATCTACGAAGATGCAGGTAGACCCGACTGGCGATATATCAATGCAGGAAAAAGCTTGCAGAGAATTTATAGCTCAAAGACCTGATTGGGAGTTTTTATACGATTATAGTGAGAAAGGAATATCTGGTTTTACTAAATCAGTTGATGAAAGAGAAATTTTACAGAAAATAAAAGAAGATGCATATAATAAAAAATTTGATGTTCTGTTAGTATTTATGTTTGACCGAATAGGCAGGAGAGAAATAGAAACTCTTTTGTTCGTAGAAGAGCTGACAAAGCTTGGCATAGAGATTTGGTCGGCACAAGAAAAAGAACAATTAGATTTAATGAATCCCGAAGCGAGGTTGATTAGTTTTATCAAATATTGGAAGGCAGGTAGCGAAAGCAGTCAAACCTCAATGAGAGTGGCCGAAAAACATAGGCAGATGACTTTAGAAGGTCTATATCGGGGCGGGGAACCGCCTTATGGTTATAGGCTTGTGGATTCAGGTATTGTAAATAAAAAAGGTAAACTTATAAAGAAATTAGCAATTAACGAAAAAGAAGTTGAGGTCGTTAAATTAATTTATGATTTAGCTTTAAACTATGGAATGGGTGGGCATAGAATAGCAAAGTATTTGAATGAACACGGGATAAAACCTAGAAAGGGAGACGAGTGGAATTCAGCAGTAATTAATTATATGCTTAGGAATCCAATTTATAAAGGCCACCTAACCTCTGGAAAAACAAAAAGAAAAGGAAGTAAGCATCGCAGGGTAAGTCCAAAGGAATGGGTTTTATCTGAAAAACCTTTGGAAGAGCTTATAATAATTCCTGAAGACATTTGGAATCAGGTGCAGCTCGTGAGAAATTCAAGGACTCCAGAAAAATATAGATTAGACAATTTAGATTATAGCCAATACCCTCTGCAAACAAAGAGCCCATTATTGTTTACAGGATTTATATATTGTGGGAGCTGTGGCTCAAAATTATCAACGGGGTATGTTAAGCATGAATGGACCACGAAGGATGGAAAGACTCATAAAAAATCACGGAACGTTTACAAATGTATAAGAAAGACGTCGGGCGGTACCAAATGTACCGGTAGGAGCATCTATTATCCGGAGATGATTGAGGAGCCAGTAATGGATGAGATTTACAAGTACCTGGATACTTTGAAGGACTTAGATTTGTCCCAGGAGATTGATAGGATTTCCAAGCAAAACTTACAAAGTAGCGAAAAACGCATCAAAGAGTTAAAAGAGACAATTGCGAAGAACGAAAAGTACCTCGCAGTGTTGAAAGAGGAGGTACCAAAAAGCATTCTTGGGGAGAGCCAATTTTCGCCAGAAATACTTAATGAGTCCATTCGAGATACGGCTGATAAACTTGAAAAAGCATATAAAGAACTTGAGGAGGCTCAGAAAGAATATGAAAGATACAAATTAGAACTGGACGACATAATAAAAATGCAGAAAACAGTACCTTACTGGCGGGAGGAGCTCGAGAAGGCTCCAACCGAAGTTAAAAAGATGATTTTAAGTGAAATAATAGACAAGGTTGTTGTTTACAGCAATAAAGGAGAAAAAAATTGCTCAATAGAAATAGAATTGAACATAGAAATTGAGGCGTTTTTAAGACTCGCTGATGGAAGGAATAGAGAACCAAACGATTTACATGAGCAAAATATACTCAAACGTCGAAACTCTTGA
- a CDS encoding M20 metallopeptidase family protein, protein MSKIYSNVETLEGAKALIRDGILENPKVDAAMAAHVIPLLPTGFIGYNKGVVAASADYFIITLKGLGSHGACPQLSVDPINMGVHLHLALQEIISREVNPEEMVVLTVGKFQSGSAGNVIPEKAVLEGTLRTFNEETRKFVLKRIDEVTNGVVSTFRGNADINYKGSVSSLKVDPEMADIIGQALKELLGEKNVAQTEERMTGSEDFAEIAAKVPSMFFVIGTGSPEEGYRYGGHHPKVVFNEDCLPIGAAAYAHGAAKWLERVRQ, encoded by the coding sequence ATGAGCAAAATATACTCAAACGTCGAAACTCTTGAAGGTGCAAAAGCCTTAATTAGAGATGGCATTCTCGAAAATCCAAAAGTAGATGCAGCAATGGCTGCCCATGTAATACCACTTCTGCCAACTGGATTTATAGGATATAACAAGGGTGTGGTTGCCGCATCTGCCGACTACTTTATAATTACGCTTAAAGGACTTGGCAGCCATGGGGCATGCCCGCAGCTTTCTGTTGACCCCATTAACATGGGTGTTCATCTGCACTTGGCACTGCAAGAGATTATAAGCCGCGAGGTAAATCCGGAGGAAATGGTGGTTCTGACCGTTGGAAAATTCCAGTCCGGCTCAGCAGGTAATGTAATTCCGGAAAAGGCTGTTTTAGAAGGAACTTTGCGGACATTTAATGAAGAAACAAGGAAGTTTGTTCTCAAAAGAATAGATGAAGTTACAAATGGAGTAGTTTCAACATTTCGTGGAAATGCAGATATTAATTACAAAGGTTCGGTATCGTCTCTTAAAGTGGATCCTGAAATGGCAGACATAATCGGCCAAGCCCTAAAAGAACTGCTGGGTGAAAAAAACGTGGCTCAGACAGAGGAGAGAATGACCGGATCTGAAGATTTTGCCGAAATTGCAGCCAAAGTTCCGTCGATGTTCTTCGTAATAGGGACAGGGAGTCCGGAAGAAGGATATCGCTACGGAGGCCATCATCCAAAAGTCGTATTTAATGAAGACTGCCTTCCCATAGGAGCCGCAGCTTATGCCCATGGTGCGGCTAAATGGTTGGAAAGGGTGAGACAGTAA
- the hflX gene encoding GTPase HflX produces the protein MISTENKSTKALLLGMLNDISDEDSFKELKLLAETAGVEVVGEAVQKRNKIDPAYYVGKGKAEEVAQAVKTLGANAVICDDELSPVQIRNLEDLTGVQIIDRTMLILDIFAQRAKTSEGKIQVELAQLQYMMPRLTGKGIELSQEGGGIGTRGPGETKLETDRRHIRRRIHHLKEELEDIQKSRKIITQSRAYPVISLIGYTNAGKSTLMNALTNAGVKTGDRLFETLDTTTRGLILPDGRKVLLSDTVGFIRKLPHQLVDAFRATLEEVKEADLLIHVADGSSPTVEEDIAVVNSVLKELGIEKTPIIIAINKIDITGDTAIFIEGYNKDSTIGISALTGKNLDKLLDAICRMLPSNRRKAELLIPYDNASALNEIHQNSAISETEYLDEGVKIKGEIDIAKLKKYEKYIIG, from the coding sequence ATGATTTCAACTGAAAACAAAAGCACAAAAGCCCTGCTTTTAGGCATGTTGAATGATATATCCGATGAGGACTCCTTTAAAGAACTGAAACTTTTAGCAGAGACAGCGGGAGTCGAAGTGGTTGGAGAAGCAGTACAAAAAAGAAATAAAATTGATCCTGCATATTACGTGGGAAAAGGCAAGGCTGAAGAAGTGGCGCAAGCAGTAAAAACCCTTGGAGCAAATGCTGTTATTTGCGATGATGAGCTTTCGCCTGTCCAAATCAGAAATTTGGAAGATCTTACAGGTGTCCAGATAATTGACAGAACAATGCTCATACTTGATATTTTTGCTCAAAGAGCTAAGACTTCTGAAGGTAAAATACAAGTGGAGCTTGCTCAACTTCAATATATGATGCCTCGGCTTACCGGGAAAGGGATAGAACTTTCTCAGGAAGGCGGCGGAATTGGAACTCGGGGACCCGGCGAAACTAAGCTGGAAACCGACAGGCGGCATATTCGCCGTAGAATTCACCATTTAAAAGAAGAACTGGAAGACATACAAAAAAGCCGCAAAATTATTACTCAGTCTCGTGCCTATCCGGTAATAAGCCTTATAGGTTACACGAATGCAGGGAAATCTACTTTAATGAATGCCCTGACGAATGCCGGCGTAAAGACTGGCGATAGGCTTTTCGAGACTCTCGATACTACAACTCGAGGCCTTATTCTACCAGATGGGCGAAAAGTTCTCTTATCAGATACGGTTGGCTTTATAAGGAAACTTCCTCATCAATTAGTAGATGCTTTTCGCGCAACTTTGGAAGAAGTAAAAGAAGCAGATCTTTTAATTCATGTGGCAGATGGGTCAAGCCCCACCGTTGAAGAAGATATTGCAGTGGTGAACTCAGTATTAAAAGAACTTGGCATAGAAAAAACACCTATAATAATTGCAATAAACAAAATAGATATAACGGGAGATACAGCTATTTTTATCGAGGGATACAATAAAGACAGCACTATAGGAATTTCAGCGCTTACCGGCAAAAACCTCGATAAACTTTTAGATGCCATATGCCGCATGCTGCCTTCCAATCGTCGCAAAGCCGAGCTTTTAATACCTTATGACAATGCTTCGGCATTAAATGAGATACACCAAAACAGCGCAATCAGCGAGACCGAATATCTAGACGAGGGTGTAAAAATTAAAGGCGAAATCGATATTGCTAAATTAAAAAAATATGAAAAGTATATTATAGGTTAA